A window of Melospiza melodia melodia isolate bMelMel2 chromosome Z, bMelMel2.pri, whole genome shotgun sequence contains these coding sequences:
- the SH3GL2 gene encoding endophilin-A1, translating into MSVAGLKKQFHKATQKVSEKVGGAEGTKLDDDFKEMERKVDVTSRAVVEIMAKTIEYLQPNPASRAKLSMINTMSKIRGQEKGPGYPQAEALLADAMLKFGRELGEECNFGPALVDVGEAMKELSEVKDSLDMEVKQNFIDPLQNLHDKDLREIQHHLKKMEGRRLDFDYKKKRQGKLPDEELRQALEKFDESKEIAESSMFNLLEMDIEQVSQLSALVQAQLEYHKQATQILQRVTSKLEDRIKEASSQPRREYQPKPRMSLDFSTGDNTQHNGGISHATTPKPSGAHMDQPCCRALYDFEPENEGELGFKEGDIITLTNQIDENWYEGMLHGQSGFFPINYVDILVPLPN; encoded by the exons aaaGTGAGTGAAAAAGTAGGAGGTGCGGAAGGAACAAAACTAGATGATGATTTCAAAGAAATGGAAAGG AAAGTGGATGTTACCAGCAGGGCAGTTGTGGAAATAATGGCAAAGACAATAGAGTATCTTCAGCCAAATCCAG CTTCTAGAGCTAAACTCAGCATGATCAACACTATGTCAAAAATTCGAGGCCAGGAAAAGGGACCAGGCTATCCTCAGGCAGAAGCCTTGCTGGCAGATGCAATGCTGAAGTTTGGCCGAGAACTTGGTGAAGAATGCAACTTTG GACCAGCACTTGTTGATGTGGGAGAAGCTATGAAGGAGCTTTCTGAAGTCAAGGACTCTTTAGACATGGAAGTGAAGCAAAACTTCATTGATCCACTTCAGAATCTCCATGATAAAGATCTGAGAGAAATACAG caTCACCTGAAGAAAATGGAGGGTCGACGCCTGGATTTTGATTACAAGAAAAAAAGACAGGGCAAGCTCCCTGATGAAGAACTTCGTCAAGCTCTGGAGAAATTTGATGAATCAAAAGAAATTGCTGAGTCAAGCATGTTTAACCTTCTGGAGATGGAT ATTGAACAAGTGAGCCAGCTTTCCGCTCTTGTGCAAGCCCAGCTGGAGTACCACAAGCAGGCCACACAGATCCTACAGCGAGTTACTTCTAAACTGGAAGATAG AATAAAAGAGGCATCATCTCAGCCCAGGCGAGAGTACCAGCCCAAACCCCGTATGAGCCTGGATTTCTCGACTGGTGACAATACACAGCACAATGGAGGGATATCCCATGCCACCACACCCAAACCATCAG GTGCTCACATGGATCAGCCATGCTGCCGAGCTCTGTATGACTTCGAACCAGAGAATGAAGGGGAGCTGGGATTTAAAGAGGGTGACATTATTACCCTCACTAACCAGATTGATGAAAACTGGTATGAGGGGATGCTTCATGGCCAGTCAGGTTTCTTCCCCATCAATTATGTCGATATTCTAGTTCCATTACCCAATTAG